The Acidimicrobiales bacterium genome contains the following window.
CGTACGAACGCAGCACCGGTTCGGGCTCGCGAAGCGACACCAGGACCCAGTGCCAGCCCTCGAGCAGCGGGTTGGCGGCCTTGTCGACGTCGGTCGGCGACGGGTAGGCGTCGGTGTGGGTGTGGGAGTGGACCACGCCCAAGATCTCCAGCGGACGGTCGCCGATGACAGCGTCGGCGGCCTCCCACCCGTCGGGGCCGATGGAGAAGGTTCGCGAGGACTCGTCGGCGTTGCGGCAGGCCACGAAGGCCTCCACCCTGGCGCCGGCGGACCCTTCGGAGCCGACGAGCAGGCCACAGGCCTCGTCGGGCAGGCCGTCGAGGCTGTGGCCGACCATCTGGAGCCAGTGGGTGCGGGTGATGGTGAGCACAGCGCCGCGCAGGTTATCGGCGCAGGCGTCCGGGCCCGCCGCCGGTAGCCTCTGACCGCCATGGCGCCCAAGGTCGACGAGAACAACCGGGTGCTCGCCACCAATCGCCAGGCCCGGCGCGACTACGAGCTGAGCGACACCTACGAGTGCGGCCTCGTGCTCCAGGGCAGCGAGGTCAAGGCCCTGCGCGAGTCGAAGGTGCAGCTCTCCGACGCCTACGCCCGCGTCATCGGCAGCGAGGCGTGGCTCGTCGGGCTGCGGATCTCGTCCTACAGCCACTCGGCCGCCTTCGACGGCCACGCCCACGACCGCGATCGCAAGCTCCTCCTCCACCGGGCCGAGCTCGACCGACTGCGGCACCGCACCGAGCAAGAGCACATCACCCTGGTGCCCCTGTCGCTCTACCTCAAGGACGGGCGGGTGAAGGTGGAGATCGCCGTCGGCCGGGGCCGCCACAAGGCCGACAAGCGCCAGGCCATCGCCAAGCGCGATGCCGACCGAGACGCCGATCGGGCCATCGCCCGGGCCGCCAAGTACGGCGACTGACCAGGGGCCTCGACCGGTACACTGGCGATCCCCCGGCGACGGGGTGCTGCACCTTGAGATCTGGGGCTGATCGGTTTCGACGCTGAGACCGGAAGCCGTATGTGCGACCCGAGTTGCTCAGACTCGTAAAACAGGGCACCAAAAAGAAACGCCACAAACGTTTCTG
Protein-coding sequences here:
- the smpB gene encoding SsrA-binding protein SmpB translates to MAPKVDENNRVLATNRQARRDYELSDTYECGLVLQGSEVKALRESKVQLSDAYARVIGSEAWLVGLRISSYSHSAAFDGHAHDRDRKLLLHRAELDRLRHRTEQEHITLVPLSLYLKDGRVKVEIAVGRGRHKADKRQAIAKRDADRDADRAIARAAKYGD
- a CDS encoding M67 family metallopeptidase; translated protein: MLTITRTHWLQMVGHSLDGLPDEACGLLVGSEGSAGARVEAFVACRNADESSRTFSIGPDGWEAADAVIGDRPLEILGVVHSHTHTDAYPSPTDVDKAANPLLEGWHWVLVSLREPEPVLRSYVITDGTIVEEPIAVVGR